The nucleotide sequence TATCCCAAGGCATTGAAACTTCTAAATAATCTTGAAAGTTGGGTTCGTTATGCCCTAACAGAATTTAGAAATTTAAAAAGCAGTTACGCTAAAACAATGTTTCGTCTAATTAAGCAATTTCGAACTACTGGCTATTCTTATTTCTCTAAAGAAGATTTTTTTGAATTGCTTGATATACCTAAAAGTTATTGGAATAGTCCTTCAAATGTTGACAAAAAGGTTATTAAGCCAATTAGAGAAGAATTAACCCCGCTTTTTAGAGGGCTAACGATTAGAAAAAAATATGGTAAAGGCAGAGGAAAACCAGTTATCGGTTATTCTTTTACTTGGAAACCTGAAAGAAAGGACGCAAATGATTTTTCTCAAGGCAAATTTCAAGATGAGCGTCAAAAACTCTTTAACATTCAGCACAATGATGAATTATCAGATAAAGAAAAGTGGCGTGCAATTGACAAAGTTAAATGCTTGCCTTTAGGAACAACT is from Pediococcus inopinatus and encodes:
- a CDS encoding replication initiation protein, producing MSNELVKYDPELNTIPLRKFTPIEMNLFFSIVSRMRDQGNKTVRFSFDQLKELSNYKPTANKRFIDDIENTYQKILSLRFGRRSKSGLNREFFVMFTEFEIKGEAEEPYVDIQIYPKALKLLNNLESWVRYALTEFRNLKSSYAKTMFRLIKQFRTTGYSYFSKEDFFELLDIPKSYWNSPSNVDKKVIKPIREELTPLFRGLTIRKKYGKGRGKPVIGYSFTWKPERKDANDFSQGKFQDERQKLFNIQHNDELSDKEKWRAIDKVKCLPLGTTEKQVLAEKQAEHDQKIRDQARQEALAELRKGFGNHA